A window of Anaerosoma tenue contains these coding sequences:
- a CDS encoding P-loop NTPase: MKRIAVMSGKGGVGKSFVAAGLAIGLRRRGLAVGVLDADITGASIPHVLGVPKGPRTNQNGSMAVGRSATGIAVVSMSLLLPADDKAVIWRGPLISRAIDQLHDDTDWEDTEVMVIDMPPGTSDAALTVLQSIKPDAIVAVSTPQDLVTTVARKSQDMAAQVDVPLLGFVENMAYLDCPHCGQRIDLFGASGEERLVQGGARLLARLPLVPEQTAAADEGRLEEAPLPGFDALVESVWDAVGTEARSAE, encoded by the coding sequence ATGAAGCGCATCGCGGTGATGAGCGGCAAGGGTGGGGTCGGCAAGTCGTTCGTGGCGGCAGGGCTTGCGATCGGATTGCGTCGTAGGGGTCTGGCCGTCGGGGTGCTCGACGCCGACATCACCGGGGCGTCCATTCCGCATGTGCTCGGAGTACCCAAAGGGCCTCGCACGAACCAGAACGGCAGCATGGCCGTGGGCCGGAGCGCCACAGGGATCGCCGTGGTCTCGATGAGCCTGCTGCTGCCAGCCGATGACAAGGCGGTGATCTGGCGGGGGCCGCTCATCTCAAGGGCCATCGACCAGCTCCACGACGACACCGACTGGGAGGATACGGAGGTCATGGTGATCGACATGCCCCCTGGCACCTCCGACGCCGCGCTCACCGTCCTGCAATCGATCAAGCCAGACGCCATCGTGGCCGTGTCCACGCCGCAGGATCTCGTGACCACCGTGGCGCGGAAGTCTCAGGACATGGCGGCCCAGGTGGACGTGCCGCTGCTCGGCTTCGTGGAGAACATGGCCTATCTGGACTGCCCCCACTGCGGTCAGCGCATCGATCTCTTCGGCGCCAGCGGCGAGGAGCGCCTGGTGCAAGGGGGCGCCAGGCTCCTCGCGCGATTGCCGCTTGTTCCCGAGCAGACGGCCGCTGCCGATGAGGGTCGCCTCGAGGAGGCGCCGCTACCCGGGTTCGATGCGCTTGTCGAGTCGGTGTGGGATGCCGTCGGCACGGAGGCCCGGAGCGCAGAGTAG
- a CDS encoding sensor histidine kinase yields MEISVAFIDPDAHDYVISARDITEQRRLEALREEVLSLASHDLRSPLTVVRGYLDILDTPIPDTQRQKAVGGARRATERLESLLNDLLYATRADRVLAPQVLRPVDLSALAHSVAASLQIGALQTIKVSAAEPMVVLGDSDRLEQAITNLVGNAIKHGPAEGVISVGVASVDGHARVTVSDEGPGIPEEQRESLFDRGVRGSSDAPGSGLGLYIVRVVAEAHNGQAFVEPDDGGTRFVIDLPLIAENEGPS; encoded by the coding sequence ATGGAGATCAGCGTGGCCTTCATCGACCCCGATGCCCATGACTACGTCATCTCGGCTCGTGATATCACCGAGCAGCGCCGGCTCGAGGCCTTGCGAGAAGAAGTGCTGTCGCTGGCCTCTCACGACCTCCGTAGCCCCCTCACCGTGGTGCGGGGCTACCTCGACATCCTCGACACGCCCATCCCGGACACCCAGCGCCAGAAGGCGGTGGGCGGCGCCCGCCGCGCCACCGAACGGCTCGAGAGCCTTCTGAACGACCTGCTTTATGCCACACGGGCCGATCGGGTGCTCGCGCCGCAGGTCCTGCGGCCGGTGGACCTGAGCGCACTCGCACACTCAGTGGCCGCCTCGCTCCAGATCGGAGCCCTCCAGACCATCAAGGTGTCTGCTGCCGAACCGATGGTGGTCCTGGGTGACAGCGACCGCCTGGAGCAGGCGATCACGAACCTCGTAGGCAACGCCATCAAGCACGGACCTGCCGAGGGGGTGATCTCGGTCGGGGTCGCGTCGGTCGACGGACATGCGCGCGTCACCGTGTCGGATGAGGGGCCGGGGATTCCGGAGGAGCAGCGCGAATCGTTATTCGACCGTGGTGTGCGCGGGTCGAGCGACGCGCCGGGCAGCGGGCTCGGGCTGTACATCGTCCGGGTCGTGGCCGAGGCCCACAACGGTCAGGCATTCGTGGAGCCGGATGACGGCGGGACGCGTTTCGTCATCGACCTTCCGCTCATCGCGGAGAACGAGGGTCCGTCCTAG
- a CDS encoding D-alanine--D-alanine ligase family protein, with protein MNEGRLRIAVLLGGRSAEREVSLNTGDQVAVALESAGHAVTRVDTADIGFIETVRTGGFDVAFICLHGRFGEDGTVQGLLELLELPYVGSGVLASALAMDKVVSKQVFVSAGIKTPAWETVRAGDDVALDAISARLGDKVVVKPVSEGSSVGMSIVHDRNELGPAIEEALRHDHTVLIEQFVAGAEVTVGVLGNEDLEPLPTLEIVPEHEFYDYESKYIPGMSRHIIPARVAEGARRECQRVAVEAHRALRCRGMSRSDTIVTDEGEVYLLEVNTIPGMTRTSLLPDAARAAGIEFPQLCDRLVSLALA; from the coding sequence ATGAACGAAGGGCGTCTTCGCATAGCGGTGCTCCTGGGAGGCCGTTCGGCCGAGCGGGAGGTGTCGCTCAACACGGGCGACCAGGTGGCGGTGGCGCTCGAATCGGCAGGCCATGCCGTGACACGTGTGGATACCGCGGATATCGGCTTCATAGAGACCGTGCGAACGGGTGGCTTCGATGTGGCGTTCATTTGTCTGCACGGTCGCTTCGGTGAAGACGGGACCGTGCAAGGGCTGCTCGAGTTGCTCGAGCTTCCGTATGTGGGATCGGGTGTCCTTGCGAGCGCGCTCGCCATGGACAAGGTGGTCTCGAAGCAGGTCTTCGTTTCTGCGGGTATCAAGACTCCTGCGTGGGAGACGGTGCGCGCGGGGGACGATGTCGCTCTGGACGCCATCAGCGCGCGGCTTGGCGACAAGGTCGTGGTGAAGCCGGTGAGCGAAGGCTCCTCGGTGGGCATGTCGATCGTCCATGATCGCAACGAGCTCGGTCCGGCCATCGAGGAGGCTCTCCGGCACGACCACACGGTGCTCATCGAGCAGTTCGTCGCGGGAGCGGAAGTCACGGTCGGCGTCCTCGGCAACGAGGACCTCGAGCCGCTTCCCACCCTCGAGATCGTCCCGGAGCACGAGTTCTACGACTACGAATCCAAGTACATCCCGGGCATGAGCAGGCACATCATTCCTGCACGGGTCGCAGAAGGGGCCCGGAGAGAGTGCCAGAGGGTCGCGGTGGAGGCGCACCGTGCGCTTCGCTGCCGCGGGATGTCCCGGTCGGACACCATCGTCACCGACGAGGGGGAGGTGTACCTCCTGGAGGTGAACACCATCCCCGGAATGACGCGGACGAGCCTTCTCCCGGATGCGGCGCGCGCGGCGGGCATCGAGTTCCCGCAACTGTGCGACCGGCTTGTTTCTCTCGCGCTCGCCTAG
- a CDS encoding S1C family serine protease — translation MHDETSTTPPVGTTDTTPVVASEPARDPEPSQAMPPGAPGAGSHRSSHAAIVAFAIVGALLVGAAAGFVGGYAAVRLAPDEPRGTDAMLPGTPAAADVVAVAASTSLPSVVNIDIMGGQSSEEELPFDHPSVPVQGEGSGVAYREAPDGGTYIITNNHVVDGAATIVVTDSAGDRHEAELVGGDADSDIAVVRVDAEIPTIAIGDSDGLVVGQLAIAIGSPYGLEHSVTAGVISALHRPLTDFGGVDGEYPYIDAIQTDAAINPGNSGGALVDREGRLIGIPSAIYSGSGSSDGVGLAIPVDRATNAADELIDKGYVETPFLGVVGQTVTSDLVASEGLQVEEGAYIVEITPGTEAEKAGVQPGDVIVSVDDDRIRTMDDLVLAVRRRSVGDDVTLSIRRDGEETTLTMRIGVKPEGLSTN, via the coding sequence ATGCATGACGAGACCAGCACGACACCTCCGGTGGGAACCACCGATACGACACCCGTGGTCGCCAGCGAACCTGCCCGGGACCCGGAACCGTCCCAGGCGATGCCGCCTGGCGCCCCAGGCGCCGGCTCCCATCGTTCATCACATGCCGCCATCGTGGCGTTCGCGATCGTCGGAGCACTTCTCGTGGGGGCTGCGGCTGGCTTCGTGGGCGGGTACGCCGCCGTGCGCCTCGCCCCGGATGAGCCGCGGGGCACGGATGCGATGTTGCCCGGGACGCCGGCGGCGGCGGACGTCGTGGCCGTTGCCGCGTCCACCTCGCTTCCGTCAGTGGTGAACATCGACATAATGGGCGGGCAGTCGAGCGAGGAAGAGCTGCCGTTCGACCATCCGAGCGTCCCGGTCCAGGGCGAGGGCTCGGGTGTCGCGTACCGGGAAGCGCCTGACGGCGGCACCTACATCATCACCAACAACCATGTCGTGGACGGCGCCGCCACCATAGTGGTCACCGACTCGGCGGGTGATCGCCATGAAGCCGAACTCGTGGGCGGCGACGCCGACAGCGACATCGCGGTCGTACGTGTGGATGCCGAGATCCCGACCATCGCCATCGGCGACAGCGACGGACTCGTGGTGGGCCAGCTTGCGATAGCGATCGGCTCCCCGTACGGCCTCGAGCATTCGGTCACCGCGGGAGTGATATCCGCCCTGCACCGGCCACTCACCGACTTCGGCGGTGTGGACGGCGAGTATCCCTACATCGACGCGATCCAGACCGATGCCGCCATCAACCCCGGGAACTCGGGTGGAGCGCTGGTGGATCGCGAGGGCCGACTGATCGGCATCCCCTCGGCCATCTACAGCGGAAGCGGCTCATCCGACGGTGTAGGCCTCGCGATCCCGGTGGACCGCGCGACGAACGCCGCCGACGAGCTGATCGACAAAGGCTATGTGGAGACACCGTTCCTCGGCGTCGTGGGGCAGACCGTGACCAGCGACTTGGTGGCGAGCGAAGGCCTTCAGGTGGAGGAAGGCGCGTACATCGTGGAGATCACGCCGGGCACCGAGGCCGAGAAGGCAGGCGTGCAGCCTGGAGACGTTATCGTGTCGGTGGACGACGACCGTATCCGCACGATGGACGATCTCGTGCTTGCGGTCCGTCGCCGCTCCGTGGGCGACGACGTCACGCTCTCGATCCGGCGTGACGGTGAGGAGACGACGCTCACCATGCGGATAGGCGTCAAGCCGGAGGGTCTCAGCACGAACTAG